The Amycolatopsis viridis genome window below encodes:
- a CDS encoding organic hydroperoxide resistance protein: protein MQPVYTAVATARGDGRNGEVTSSDGVIDEQLAVPKEMGGPGGEMTNPEQLFAAGYAACFHGAVRLVARKAGVDLTESSVTAEVGIGRDGGELELAVKLIAHLPGLPQDKAGALAAQAHHVCPYSRATRGNIQVEITATT from the coding sequence GTGCAACCGGTCTACACAGCGGTCGCGACCGCGCGCGGTGACGGGCGCAACGGCGAGGTCACCTCGTCGGACGGGGTGATCGACGAGCAGCTGGCCGTGCCCAAGGAGATGGGCGGGCCGGGCGGTGAGATGACGAACCCCGAGCAGCTGTTCGCCGCCGGGTACGCGGCCTGCTTCCACGGCGCCGTGCGGCTCGTGGCGCGGAAGGCCGGCGTGGACCTGACCGAGTCGTCGGTCACCGCCGAGGTCGGTATCGGCCGCGACGGCGGTGAGCTGGAACTGGCCGTCAAGCTGATCGCGCACCTGCCGGGCCTGCCGCAGGACAAGGCCGGCGCGCTGGCGGCCCAGGCGCACCACGTGTGCCCGTACTCCCGTGCGACCAGGGGAAACATCCAGGTCGAGATCACCGCGACGACCTGA